The nucleotide sequence TAGCGATCTCCTGCTTTGTTGCCATTTAGATCTACTTTATAGTGAATTTCACCTGGATTTAATTTTTGAATATCTTCAAAACCTAAATTTGAAGTTTTGAAATCTTTAATACCATTTTTGGCCGCAATTTCTACTAATTTAGTTTGTCCTTGTCTTGACATATCAACTGATTGTAAAAGCATTCTTGAAGCTTCTCTAGGATTGTGGAATCCTGTTGAGTTTTCAGCACCTACAAAGTCTGCTCTTACTTGAGATTTTCTATGAAGTTCTAATACTTCTTTTAATTCAGCTGAAATTTTAGCATCATCTGCTTTGCCATTAGTTTGGAATTTAGGCATTTTTCCAAGCTCTGCGCGAATAGTTTCTACATCTTTAATCAAGCTTACTAAAGAATATTCAGCTGTTCTTAAATCATGAGCTACTGAATTTTGAATATCTTTTACTTGTTTAGCTAGATAGCTTTCGCTTTGAGTATGGCAAGTTTTACAAGCTGAATTAATATCAACTAAAGGCGAGGTGATGTTATGGTTGGTAACTTTTTTTGCACCTTTTCTAATATAGGGCATGTGACAATCTGCGCAACTTACACCATTTGCAGCATGTACTCCACCACTATAAAGCTCGCTTTCTGGGTGTTGAATTTTCAACATAGGTGCTTTAGTGATTTTATGAACCCAATCACTTGGGAAATTTTCTCTATTTTTTTCATAATAATCATCAAACATTTCTATTCTAAATGGCTCACCTTTTTTCCACTCACTCCATGGATAGGTTAACTCTATACCATCAACCTCAATTTCAATTGGTTTATTTCCATCTCTCCAAGAGTCAAATTCATCATAAGTTTTTTGTGTACCATTCCACCATTTTTTAGAACTATCATTAGCAATACTTTCACCGATAGTTTTTACTTTAGTACCTGTTGGTTTGAAATAATACTCAACGTGACATTGAGAGCATACTAAAGTTCTCATCTCGCTTCTTGAAGCTTTAATGCCTTGTTTTTCATCTGCTTCATAGCCTCTTGAAATTAATGCGTTGATTAAAGCTGGTCTTGTAAGTCTTAAACTCATGTCTG is from Campylobacter sp. CNRCH_2014_0184h and encodes:
- a CDS encoding ammonia-forming cytochrome c nitrite reductase subunit c552 translates to MNNKGILYSAISATIVAIAGVLWLNQDITAKTNDSVGGIISQEIVKLGDENPTFDYWGKNFPDYLDMHTAVEKQAPNATEFGGNLAYSKLIRYPQLTVLWAGYPFSIDANEERGHFWVQVDQMDTARNNKDFLNAHGFAGFGGQPTACMNCHSGWTPWLLNNTAKGDWVAFNSAKYWTMIKTVPAVNGAKENSPEHSGPHGGKRMGVTCADCHNPTDMSLRLTRPALINALISRGYEADEKQGIKASRSEMRTLVCSQCHVEYYFKPTGTKVKTIGESIANDSSKKWWNGTQKTYDEFDSWRDGNKPIEIEVDGIELTYPWSEWKKGEPFRIEMFDDYYEKNRENFPSDWVHKITKAPMLKIQHPESELYSGGVHAANGVSCADCHMPYIRKGAKKVTNHNITSPLVDINSACKTCHTQSESYLAKQVKDIQNSVAHDLRTAEYSLVSLIKDVETIRAELGKMPKFQTNGKADDAKISAELKEVLELHRKSQVRADFVGAENSTGFHNPREASRMLLQSVDMSRQGQTKLVEIAAKNGIKDFKTSNLGFEDIQKLNPGEIHYKVDLNGNKAGDRYYKHQEVNGNPPAKLLEDDKNLKPYNYKVID